In the Dictyostelium discoideum AX4 chromosome 6 chromosome, whole genome shotgun sequence genome, TTAAAAGAGCACTAACctctttttcaataataaatgaataaccATCatgtaatttaatttccattattacaaatatacatattatttatttgtaaaatatagttttattattttttatttgtttcaaGAGgaaagggaaaaaaaaagtgtatgaaaaaaaaaaaaaaaaaaaaaataaaattacaattataattgtaatttcattttttttttttttattatcatattttttaattttacaaattttatttattttttttatttttttgaattttttgaattttttttttttgaatttaggCAATTgaataaacattttttttatttttttttttaaatatacactatttaaatatatattaataacaaatgTCACACTATAGTGGAAGTAGTGGTGGAAGTggcggtggtggtggtggataTCATAAACCTCACGCAGGAGGTGGTGgcggtggtggtggaggAGGATATTATAGCCATCAATATAGTAATTATCATGCAGCTAAAATCGTTTATGATGGTAAACGTATGAGAAAAGCTGTAGTTAGAAAAACAGTAGATTTCAATTCTACTTTaatcaaatataatttaGCAAGAGTTTATCAAAGAGATTATAGAGATTTTGCTGTTGTACAGCCTGATCAATTATATATTAGAGAAGTatgtttttcaaaaaaataaaaaaaaataaaaaaaaaaataaaaaaaaataataataacattttatacttaataaaaataagtaaGTATAAAATGTTATAtgatatcattttcaaatacaaatagttagtaataaaatcaaatactaatagattattatttttttttttttaatttttttttttaattagattTTACCTCCAATTGCATTAGAATCTAATCCAATTACAAGTGTTTGTTCAAGATTTATTCAtacatcatcaaataaagtTAAATATCCAATTAATTGTGTATCATGGACACCAGAAGGTAGAAGATTAGTAACAGGATCAAGTAGTGGTGAATTTACATTATGGAATGGTTtaacatttaattttgagACTATTTTACAAGCACATGATTCAGCAGTTAGATCGATTATATGGTCACATAATGAAGATTGGATGGTATCAGGTGATGATAGTGGTAACATTAAATATTGGCAACCAAATATGAACAATGTGAAAATCTTTAAAGCACATGAACAATCAAAGATTAGAGGTTTAAGTTTTTCACCAACAGATTTGAAACTTGCATCATGTGCCGATGATAAGATTATAAAGATTTGGGATTTCGCTAGATGTACAGAGGATAATCAATTGGTTGGTCATGGTTGGGATGTGAAATGCGTCTCTTGGCATCCACAGAAATCATTGATCGTTTCTGGTggtaaagataataatattaagaTATGGGATGCGAAATCATCACAAAATATAACAACATTACATGGTCATAAAAGTACAGTTTCAAAAGTGGAATGGAATCAAAATGGTAATTGGATAGTTAGTGCAAGCTCTGATCAACTATTAAAGGTATTCGATATTAGAACCATGAAAGAGATGCAAACTTTTAAAGGTCATGGTAAAGAAGTCACCGCTCTTGCTCTACATCCATACCATGAGGATCTATTTGTTTCAGGTGATAAAGATGGTAAAATCTTATATTGGATCGTTGGTAATCCTGAACCACAAGCAGAGATTCATTCCGCTCATGATGCTGATGTTTGGTCTTTATCTTGGCATCCAATTGGTCATATCCTTGCAAGTGGTTCAAATGATCATACTACTAAATTTTGGAGTAGAAATAGACCTGCCGATACTATGAaagataaatataataatccaaatgcttcaaaagatattgaaaatgaagaggATGCTGATGATCAAGAATCTGATCTATCTTTACCTGGTTTATCTTTACCTGGTTTAGGTAGTTATAAACCTTCTCCACAATTATCATCacaaaatattttacaaaatttaaattattcaatgcaacaacaacaaccacaacaacaaccacaacaacagcaacaacaacaacaacaacaacaattacaaccacaacaacagtCATCACCCCCACCAATTGATCTCATGCAATCTATGTTaccaaatcaacaacaacaacaaccaaaccaaccacaaccaatacaacaaccacaaccaatacaacaaccacaacaaataCCTCAAAA is a window encoding:
- a CDS encoding WD40 repeat-containing protein yields the protein MSHYSGSSGGSGGGGGGYHKPHAGGGGGGGGGGYYSHQYSNYHAAKIVYDGKRMRKAVVRKTVDFNSTLIKYNLARVYQRDYRDFAVVQPDQLYIREILPPIALESNPITSVCSRFIHTSSNKVKYPINCVSWTPEGRRLVTGSSSGEFTLWNGLTFNFETILQAHDSAVRSIIWSHNEDWMVSGDDSGNIKYWQPNMNNVKIFKAHEQSKIRGLSFSPTDLKLASCADDKIIKIWDFARCTEDNQLVGHGWDVKCVSWHPQKSLIVSGGKDNNIKIWDAKSSQNITTLHGHKSTVSKVEWNQNGNWIVSASSDQLLKVFDIRTMKEMQTFKGHGKEVTALALHPYHEDLFVSGDKDGKILYWIVGNPEPQAEIHSAHDADVWSLSWHPIGHILASGSNDHTTKFWSRNRPADTMKDKYNNPNASKDIENEEDADDQESDLSLPGLSLPGLGSYKPSPQLSSQNILQNLNYSMQQQQPQQQPQQQQQQQQQQQLQPQQQSSPPPIDLMQSMLPNQQQQQPNQPQPIQQPQPIQQPQQIPQNIPPQIPQQQQQPIQQPMQQPQQQQIPQNIPQQMQQPQQQQQQQQQQQQQQQPLQPQQFQPKPPYQQRPQQFSQQQQQQQFNPNQQQQFNPNQQQFNPNQQQQQFNPNQQQQFNPNQ